A genome region from Portunus trituberculatus isolate SZX2019 chromosome 18, ASM1759143v1, whole genome shotgun sequence includes the following:
- the LOC123505866 gene encoding uncharacterized protein LOC123505866 isoform X1, which translates to MLGRTALVVAVISLAWRTCSVNPEPSPFCSKVNHGFICTFFNTTEDVVTGTEAAATEVATQHPVILCPRTLNASNDSSATRRTMIPGQPHVIHPSLKGATTKVTASHKFPINSGGARPRNASGTRYQPQQDCAVNVSVQHSTINKLQGHFVAVNLSKSKIGDLSGAFMNLDTKSAVVTTMSVSGAVVRMEDTKIVFVHQLKAERMSELTSCRLGTVSRHGLLFYLSSGDEPALVHRLRDVVVQRLEAGSLEVVRARVSVTNMTVEWMDRDAVTVRSPGELTLTDAVFHCDSLYYCLSLEMGARLVLRNVTIRNRTITKMDIVATSRGNMYPLFALVSKDDRGPLSMTFPWYWVMIMTVCGIVAGIVIGSALVWKRPSLPSTAMFNFTLSDLLSHDRLQEATRDDHNGDFSQRPPFTRQDSGLSSSSFASYRPFQTSTCRTEIECADKPSSYNNAVVVDS; encoded by the exons ATGCTGGGGAGGACAGCGCTGGTAGTGGCCGTGATTAGCCTCGCCTGGAGGACGTGCTCGGTAAACCCCGAGCCCTCGCCCTTTTGCAGCAAGGTGAACCACGGCTTCATCTGTACCTTTTTTAACACCACTGAG GACGTAGTGACGGGGACCGAAGCAGCGGCGACGGAGGTTGCGACACAGCATCCGGTCATCTTGTGCCCGCGAACTCTCAACGCCAGCAATGATTCCTCAGCGACCCGAAGAACAATGATTCCTGGCCAACCACATGTCATCCACCCTTCTCTAAAAGGAGCAACGACAAAGGTCACGGCTTCTCATAAATTCCCCATCAACAGCGGGGGTGCCAGGCCACGAAATGCCTCTGGAACACGGTACCAGCCACAGCAAGACTGTGCTGTCAATGTTTCTGTCCAACACTCGACGATTAATAAGCTACAAGGACATTTCGTGGCGGTAAATCTGTCTAAAAGTAAAATAGGAGACTTGAGTGGAGCTTTCATGAATTTAGATACGAAAAGCGCAGTGGTGACCACCATGTCTGTAAGTGGCGCGGTTGTAAGGATGGAGGACACCAAGATCGTGTTTGTCCACCAGCTAAAGGCGGAACGAATGTCAGAGTTGACCAGCTGTCGCCTAGGAACTGTGTCGCGCCACGGGCTGCTGTTCTACCTATCAAGTGGAGACGAGCCGGCCTTGGTACACAGGCTGCGTGACGTGGTGGTGCAGCGGCTGGAGGCAGGCTCGCTGGAAGTGGTGAGGGCGAGGGTTAGCGTCACTAACATGACAGTGGAGTGGATGGATCGAGACGCTGTCACGGTTCGAAGCCCAGGTGAGCTCACCTTGACTGACGCGGTGTTTCACTGTGACTCGCTGTACTACTGTCTCAGCCTGGAGATGGGCGCCAGACTCGTCCTCAGAAATGTGACCATCAGGAACAGAACTATTACCAAGATGGATATTGTCGCCACTTCCCGAGGCAACATGTATCCGCTGTTCGCTCTGGTCTCCAAGGATGACCGCGGCCCTCTGTCCATGACCTTCCCCTGGTACTGGGTGATGATCATGACCGTCTGTGGGATTGTGGCTGGCATAGTGATAGGCAGCGCCCTCGTCTGGAAGCGACCGTCTCTGCCCAGCACTGCAATGTTCAACTTCACTCTGTCGGATCTCTTGTCCCATGACCGACTTCAGGAGGCCACCAGGGACGATCACAATGGGGACTTCTCGCAACGACCACCATTCACCAGACAAGACTCTGgcctcagctcctcctccttcgcttcctacAGGCCTTTCCAGACATCCACCTGCAGGACGGAGATAGAGTGTGCCGACAAACCCAGCAGCTACAATAATGCCGTTGTTGTTGACTCGTGA
- the LOC123505866 gene encoding uncharacterized protein LOC123505866 isoform X2 — protein sequence MLGRTALVVAVISLAWRTCSVNPEPSPFCSKDVVTGTEAAATEVATQHPVILCPRTLNASNDSSATRRTMIPGQPHVIHPSLKGATTKVTASHKFPINSGGARPRNASGTRYQPQQDCAVNVSVQHSTINKLQGHFVAVNLSKSKIGDLSGAFMNLDTKSAVVTTMSVSGAVVRMEDTKIVFVHQLKAERMSELTSCRLGTVSRHGLLFYLSSGDEPALVHRLRDVVVQRLEAGSLEVVRARVSVTNMTVEWMDRDAVTVRSPGELTLTDAVFHCDSLYYCLSLEMGARLVLRNVTIRNRTITKMDIVATSRGNMYPLFALVSKDDRGPLSMTFPWYWVMIMTVCGIVAGIVIGSALVWKRPSLPSTAMFNFTLSDLLSHDRLQEATRDDHNGDFSQRPPFTRQDSGLSSSSFASYRPFQTSTCRTEIECADKPSSYNNAVVVDS from the exons ATGCTGGGGAGGACAGCGCTGGTAGTGGCCGTGATTAGCCTCGCCTGGAGGACGTGCTCGGTAAACCCCGAGCCCTCGCCCTTTTGCAGCAAG GACGTAGTGACGGGGACCGAAGCAGCGGCGACGGAGGTTGCGACACAGCATCCGGTCATCTTGTGCCCGCGAACTCTCAACGCCAGCAATGATTCCTCAGCGACCCGAAGAACAATGATTCCTGGCCAACCACATGTCATCCACCCTTCTCTAAAAGGAGCAACGACAAAGGTCACGGCTTCTCATAAATTCCCCATCAACAGCGGGGGTGCCAGGCCACGAAATGCCTCTGGAACACGGTACCAGCCACAGCAAGACTGTGCTGTCAATGTTTCTGTCCAACACTCGACGATTAATAAGCTACAAGGACATTTCGTGGCGGTAAATCTGTCTAAAAGTAAAATAGGAGACTTGAGTGGAGCTTTCATGAATTTAGATACGAAAAGCGCAGTGGTGACCACCATGTCTGTAAGTGGCGCGGTTGTAAGGATGGAGGACACCAAGATCGTGTTTGTCCACCAGCTAAAGGCGGAACGAATGTCAGAGTTGACCAGCTGTCGCCTAGGAACTGTGTCGCGCCACGGGCTGCTGTTCTACCTATCAAGTGGAGACGAGCCGGCCTTGGTACACAGGCTGCGTGACGTGGTGGTGCAGCGGCTGGAGGCAGGCTCGCTGGAAGTGGTGAGGGCGAGGGTTAGCGTCACTAACATGACAGTGGAGTGGATGGATCGAGACGCTGTCACGGTTCGAAGCCCAGGTGAGCTCACCTTGACTGACGCGGTGTTTCACTGTGACTCGCTGTACTACTGTCTCAGCCTGGAGATGGGCGCCAGACTCGTCCTCAGAAATGTGACCATCAGGAACAGAACTATTACCAAGATGGATATTGTCGCCACTTCCCGAGGCAACATGTATCCGCTGTTCGCTCTGGTCTCCAAGGATGACCGCGGCCCTCTGTCCATGACCTTCCCCTGGTACTGGGTGATGATCATGACCGTCTGTGGGATTGTGGCTGGCATAGTGATAGGCAGCGCCCTCGTCTGGAAGCGACCGTCTCTGCCCAGCACTGCAATGTTCAACTTCACTCTGTCGGATCTCTTGTCCCATGACCGACTTCAGGAGGCCACCAGGGACGATCACAATGGGGACTTCTCGCAACGACCACCATTCACCAGACAAGACTCTGgcctcagctcctcctccttcgcttcctacAGGCCTTTCCAGACATCCACCTGCAGGACGGAGATAGAGTGTGCCGACAAACCCAGCAGCTACAATAATGCCGTTGTTGTTGACTCGTGA